A portion of the Carya illinoinensis cultivar Pawnee chromosome 11, C.illinoinensisPawnee_v1, whole genome shotgun sequence genome contains these proteins:
- the LOC122282202 gene encoding uncharacterized protein LOC122282202: MKILSWNLRGLGNPRSIRSLHDLLTSEVPEILFLQETKLSSRRLEFCKLRLGFRCCFGVDSVGRSGGLALFWKEDINLRIISYSRIHIHASIKNCDGVEWLLTGVYGHPDSGQGSEGWRLLKFLGRGVVLPWIVFGDFNEILDHSEKLGGNIRSDLQMREFREVLSDCHLRDLGYVGSLFTWSNRRGEEDLVKERLDRFLANSLWCDMFPNLRVTHGVVAYSDHIPLWLDTEGALFRRRSRRLFRFEAMWVGETECSSIIERVWGRRHGPISLDQIMGRFSSCATELGRWNKASFGHVQKNLATAKRRLQCLEENDSGPHRLEEHKQACLEVQKWLERDELMWKQRSRGDQMDVLITEYFQTLFTATDRVDMEDVLSGVEARVTAEMNEELLKPYAAEEVEVALKQMHPSRAPGPDGMPPLFFQKYWGMLGNSITNALLSALNSGMFPSGLNHTFITLIPKKASPSKVADFRPISLCNVLYKILSKVIANRLKRVLPYIISNSQRAFVPGRQISDNVLIAYELLHFLRNKRKGRKGFMSLKLDMSKAYDRCVRTVSFSVLVNGSPKGPIIPSRGLRQGDPLSPYLFLLCTEDLISLLKRNASREGVDGIRICRSAPRINHLLFADDSVIFCKADVITNVKIQSFLNKYERASGQCINKEKTSMVFSKNVNDNLKRDIMQLWGGSFTQQYEKYLGLPPMVGRSKKQAFSDIKKRVWQKLQVWKGNLLSQGGREVLIKAVAIWEKLCVSKFQGGMSFRDLHLFNLALLAKQGWRLLRNVDSLLYKVYKAKYFPNSCLFEAKVGANSSYVWKGIWEALDCLRKGCRWRLGNGQTVRIFKDLWLPECPSVSTLVEVDENLKVNSLIDDSTGWWNVHMVRALFNPNLVQQILKLQVSIDAEDSLYWSHEKNGSFSVRSAYRYLQHNQHLSNGQSSTGRYEAMFWKSLWHLKLPKKMKVFAWRACQEKLPTFLNLKKKHVLDDATCGLCNQGMEDAAHALFFCSEVRSVWGVFCSQMDNMQPDLSFWDLANLAHVQLFDVSNQKITQVVRWHPPPNDFLKLNIDGATFPEHSVARIGVVLRDQYGEVIVACSKVEKEVSSAEFIEAVALLLCTQWGVPKITLETDCLVLVNALNENSVCLTDFAFILQDIRRLMVGFQEVKVVHVNRLGNLVAHCLARHAWLIDDICMWWDYCPSFVSQALWLDKLAICKDN; the protein is encoded by the exons ATGAAAATCTTATCTTGGAATctccgtgggcttgggaacccacggagTATTCGTTCTCTTCATGATTTACTCACGAGTGAAGTTCCcgaaattttgtttcttcaagaaacGAAATTATCATCACGCCGGTTGGAGTTCTGTAAGTTGAGATTGGGTTTTCGGTGTTGTTTTGGTGTTGACAGTGTGGGTCGAAGTGGAGGTTTGGCTCTATTTTGGAAAGAAGATATTAATCTGAGGATTATTAGTTATTCTAGAATCCATATTCATGCATCTATTAAAAACTGTGATGGGGTGGAGTGGTTGTTGACTGGGGTGTATGGCCATCCCGATAGTGGGCAGGGATCTGAAGGTTGGAggcttttgaaatttttgggccGTGGGGTTGTTTTACCATGGATAGTTtttggggatttcaatgaaattttagATCATTCTGAGAAACTGGGTGGAAACATAAGAAGTGATTTACAGATGAGGGAGTTTCGAGAGGTCTTATCAGATTGTCACTTGAGGGATTTGGGTTATGTAGGGTCTCTTTTTACTTGGAGTAATCGTAGGGGTGAGGAGGATTTAGTGAAGGAAAGGTTAGATCGCTTTCTTGCCAATTCTTTGTGGTGTGATATGTTTCCAAATCTTCGAGTAACACATGGAGTTGTAGCCTACTCCGATCACATTCCATTATGGTTGGATACTGAAGGGGCTTTGTTTAGAAGGAGGAGTAGGAGGTTGTTTAGATTTGAGGCTATGTGGGTGGGAGAAACTGAATGTTCTTCGATTATTGAGAGGGTTTGGGGTCGGAGACATGGTCCTATTTCTTTGGATCAGATTATGGGAAGATTTTCAAGTTGTGCTACTGAATTAGGAAGATGGAATAAGGCTTCTTTTGGCCATGTGCAGAAAAATTTAGCTACTGCTAAAAGGAGGCTTCAATGCTTAGAAGAGAATGACTCTGGACCACATCGTCTAGAGGAACATAAACAAGCATGTCTTGAGGTTCAAAAATGGCTTGAAAGGGATGAGTTAATGTGGAAGCAAAGATCTCGG GGGGATCAGATGGATGTCTTAATTACTGAATATTTTCAGACTCTGTTCACTGCTACAGATCGTGTGGATATGGAGGATGTTCTTTCGGGTGTTGAGGCAAGAGTCACTGCTGAGATGAATGAGGAACTGTTAAAACCTTATGCTGCTGAGGAGGTGGAGGTAGCTTTAAAACAGATGCACCCTTCTAGGGCCCCTGGACCGGATGGTATGCCTCCTCTTTTCTTTCAGAAATATTGGGGTATGTTAGGTAACTCCATTACCAATGCTTTACTTTCAGCTTTGAATTCGGGGATGTTTCCTAGTGGCTTAAATCATACTTTCATTACTCTTATCCCTAAAAAAGCTTCTCCTTCAAAGGTAGCAGATTTCCGTCCCATTAGTCTATGTAATGTGCTCTATAAGATCCTTTCTAAAGTCATTGCTAATAGACTTAAGAGAGTTTTGCCATATATTATCTCTAATTCTCAAAGAGCGTTTGTTCCTGGTAGACAAATTTCTGACAATGTTCTTATTGCCTATGAGTTGCTGCATTTCCTTCGTAATAAGCGAAAGGGTAGGAAGGGGTTTATGTCTCTCAAGCTtgatatgagtaaagcatatgatagg TGTGTTAGAACAGTTTCTTTCTCTGTTTTAGTCAATGGGAGTCCTAAAGGCCCTATTATTCCTTCTCGAGGCCTTAGGCAAGGAGATCCGTTATCaccatatttatttcttttgtgcACGGAAGATCTTATTTCTTTGCTAAAAAGAAATGCTAGTAGGGAAGGGGTGGATGGAATAAGGATTTGTAGAAGTGCTCCTAGAATAAATCACCTGTTATTTGCGGATGATAGTGTCATATTTTGTAAAGCTGATGTGATTACAAATGTGAAGATCCAATCTTTTTTGAACAAGTATGAGAGAGCTTCAGGCCAATGtattaataaggaaaaaacttCTATGGTCTTTAGCAAAAATGTGAATGATAACCTGAAAAGAGATATTATGCAGTTGTGGGGTGGCAGCTTTACACAGCAGTATGAGAAGTATTTAGGGCTGCCTCCCATGGTTGGGAGGTCAAAAAAACAAGCTTTTTCTGATATAAAGAAGAGAGTGTGGCAGAAGTTACAAGTATGGAAGGGGAATCTTTTATCTCAAGGGGGTAGGGAGGTGCTCATAAAAGCTGTAGCTAT ATGGGAGAAGTTGTGTGTTTCAAAATTCCAAGGTGGGATGAGTTTTAGAGACCTGCATCTATTTAATTTAGCCCTTTTGgctaagcaagggtggaggcttTTAAGAAATGTGGATTCTCTTCTTTACAAAGTTTATAAAgccaagtattttccaaattcttgtttatttgaaGCCAAGGTTGGTGCTAACTCATCTTATGTTTGGAAAGGAATTTGGGAAGCTCTTGACTGTTTGAGAAAAGGTTGTAGGTGGCGTCTGGGGAATGGGCAAACTGTGCGTATTTTTAAGGATCTATGGTTACCGGAGTGTCCAAGTGTTTCAACTTTGGTGGAGGTTGATGAAAACTTAAAAGTTAATTCTTTGATAGATGATAGCACAGGTTGGTGGAATGTTCATATGGTgagagctctattcaatccaaatttagTTCAACAGATTTTAAAACTACAAGTTTCTATAGATGCTGAAGACTCCTTGTATTGGAGTCATGAAAAGAATGGTAGTTTTTCTGTTAGGAGTGCTTATCGATATCTTCAGCATAACCAACATCTTTCAAATGGGCAGTCTTCTACTGGCAGATATGAGGCTATGTTTTGGAAGTCATTATGGCATCTGAAACTTCCTAAAAAGATGAAGGTTTTTGCATGGAGGGCGTGTCAGGAGAAGCTTCCAACTTTCCTGAATCTGAAGAAGAAACATGTATTGGATGATGCAACCTGTGGGCTATGTAATCAAGGTATGGAAGATGCTGCTcatgctttgtttttttgttcgGAAGTAAGGAGTGTGTGGGGGGTTTTTTGTTCTCAAATGGATAACATGCAACCAGATCTGTCTTTCTGGGATCTGGCAAATTTAGCCCAT GTGCAATTGTTTGATGTTTCAAATCAAAAGATTACTCAGGTAGTACGATGGCATCCTCCTCCAAATGATTTTCTGAAACTAAATATTGATGGGGCCACCTTTCCTGAACATTCTGTTGCCAGGATTGGGGTGGTGTTGCGGGATCAGTATGGTGAGGTTATCGTGGCTTGCTCTAAGGTAGAGAAAGAGGTATCTTCTGCTGAGTTTATTGAGGCAGTTGCTCTTCTGCTGTGTACTCAATGGGGTGTTCCaaaaattacgcttgaaactgattgtttggttttggttaatGCTTTGAATGAAAATTCTGTATGTTTAACAGATTTTGCTTTTATTCTTCAAGACATACGAAGGCTTATGGTGGGATTCCAAGAAGTTAAAGTTGTGCATGTCAACCGTTTAGGCAATTTGGTGGCCCATTGTTTGGCAAGACATGCTTggttgattgatgatatttgtatgTGGTGGGATTATTGTCCTTCTTTTGTTAGTCAAGCTTTATGGCTTGATAAACTTGCTATTTGTAAGGATAATTGA